A stretch of DNA from Thermanaerosceptrum fracticalcis:
GGCATTATCAAGAAGAACCGTCCTGTGATTACAGCCGCCCAGGATGAAGAAGTACTTAACGTACTGCGTTCTATAGCCCAGGAAAAGAGGGCTCCTTTGTGGGAAGTATTTAAAGAGGTACAGTGGGAAAAGATCAGTGAGGATGAGATAGGCCAGACTTTCCGGGCGCAGACGAAGGAGCAGGATTATGGGGAGCTTTATCTGTCTCTCCAGGGTGACCACCAGCTTGTTAACGGTGCCACAGCCCTCCTGGTCCTGGAAGTCCTCCAGGCCCAGGGATGGAACATTACCCGGGAAAAGATTAAAAAAGGTTTTGCTGCCGCCGCCTGGCCCGGCCGCCTGGAAATCATGGGTCATGATCCCCTGGTGGTCATAGATGGAGCCCATAATGCCGCGGGAATGGAGGCTTTGTCCCGCTGGCTCCGGAATAAACGTCCTCATCATCCGAAAATCATCCTGGTCATCGGTATGCTGGCCGATAAAGACCGGCTGGGAGCAGCCAACTTTTTAGCTTCCCTGGTAGACAAAGTGGTCATTACCAAACCCCTCTCCCCCCGGGCCGGCAACTGGCAGGAATTGGCCTCCTATTTCGGCAAGGAGCCGGGGGATGTTTATATTATTGAAAATCTGAACAGGGCTATAAACCAGGGTTTAGAGGAAGCCCGAGAAAGTGATCTGGTGTTAATTACAGGATCTTTATACCTAATCGGCGAAGCGCGTAAAATTCTCCTCAATAGCTAGAGTTCTAAACCCTATCCCATCCAACATAAAATGTAAGGTGGGATGGAGGTGTTAATGTGCAGCGACAGCCTCATCTAAATAGACTTCTCTCCATATTTCTAGTTGTTAGTGCAGTAGTTGCTGCGTCTTTAGTATTAGGACAGGTTGTTGGGGGCTTTTATCTTGTTAACCTTGCTAAAGATGAGATAGCAACCGTGAACCCAACTAAAAGTGCGGAGCAGGACAGTTCGGGTAAAAAAAAGGTTTTGCGGCTAAAACAATTTAATTATTATACAGTACAAATCGCCGCTTTCAGCCAGCAGGAAGAAGCCCTGGCCTTGGGCAGGAAGCTGGCCGAAAAAAGTTTGCCCGTAGTGATAACCGGAGAGCCTCCTTACAAGGTCTGTTTAGGCTTTGTCAACAATCAGGAAAAATTACTGACTCTCGCCAACAGTATACAGGTTAATGGTCAAAAGTCTATTGTCGTTAAAGGTGAGGTTAATTCTATCGCTTTTAAATTTGCAGCAGAAGATACTTTTGCCGAAAAGGAAATTGCGCCTTTTTTGGGCCGGGTCAGCATCTGCCTGGAGAAGGGATTGTTATTATACGGCAGTACCGATATAAAAGATTATCCGGAAAGTGATTTTAAAGGAAAATTTTCCCTCCTGGTCGGGGAACTGTATGAAGTATCCACCATGGGCTTAAATATTGCCCGCCAGGAGAAAGCCCGTGAGACAACCAAAGGAATACTGATTTTAACGGAAAGGTGTCGGGATTGGGCCAAAAGTTTAGAAGTGTTAAATGGCCAGTGGCAGGAAAAAAACCTTATCCTCAGCCAGCAGCAAGCCCTGGCTCTTGTGGAAGACTATTACAGGTTTTTAGGTAATTCTAACTAATAGAAAGAATATTTAAATAGGAATCTTGTACTACTCTTTGGGCCTATGTTATAATTACTCACAAAGGAGGAGTGGCCTTGAAAACCTTGAAGATTCCTGAAGCAACCATTATTAGATTATCCGTATATTCAAGATATCTGACCCAACTGGATAAGAACGGGATAACTACTATTTCCTCGGGTGAAATTGCTGACGGTGTTGGGGGTACTCCCGCCCAAGTCCGAAAAGACCTGGCCTATTTTGGTGAGTTTGGCACCCGGGGTGTAGGGTACAATGTAAGGGATTTAAACGAACAGATAATTAAGATTCTCGGGCTCTCCAACAAGTGGAACGTAGTCATTGTCGGTGCCGGTAACCTGGGCTCCGCCCTTACCCAGTACAAGGGCTTCCTGGAGAGAGGTTTTAATGTGGTGGCCGTCTTTGATAACGATATTAATAAAGTGGGCTTAAGATTATCGGGTATTCCCATTTATCCCATTGCCCGTGCAGAGGAGATTGTTAAGCAGGAAAGGGTGCAGATTGGCATTATTGCCGTGCCTGCTCCTTACGCTCAGGAGGTAGCCGATACCCTGGTCCAAGCAGGTGTCAAAGCCATTCTTAACTTTGCACCTCGTGTCATCTCCGTGCCTGACGATATAGAGCTGCGTAACGTGGATTTGGCCGTAAACCTGGAAATATTGACCTTTAACTTAGGAATGAATAAGAAATAAGAAAGACGCTTGAATAGGCGTCTTTTTTGCTGCCTAAAACAGGCTTGCGTTAGTGTGTTATTTTAGTAAGTGTAGTACGAAAATAACCCTATCAAATAATCAATATGCTTGTAAGGCAAAAAAGACAATAACGAACTAGCAGATGCAAGTTCATGCATCTGACGGATTAATCCTTCTGGAGGATATAACTGTTAGACAGCTTACTGGACTTCTCTCACCTCCAGACCGAGTTTTTTAGCTTCGGCAATAATTCTTTTTACACGGAATTTTTCCTGTTTTTGTTTAGCTTTTTCAAAGGATGTCTCGTCGTAGTCAACATCTTTCTTCAATAAGTTGTAAATGATCACGAGGAGCTTTCTGGCTAATGCAATGAGAGCTTTCTTGGCCCCGCGGCGTTGTTTTATCTTCCAGTACCAAGACGATAAATAGCTATCGCGTATTCGGGTGATGCACCAGGCAATTTCGCAAAGGATTCGTTTTAGATAGGTGTTGCCATGGGTGGTACGGGTGGACTTTTTTTTCCTGCACTTTCATTATTACCAGGACTTAAGCCCGCCCAGGAACAGATATGTTCCGCGGTTTTGAATCGGCTCATATCAATGCCGATTTCCGCCAAGATTGCAGCAGCGGCGGTTTTGTCAATCCCCGGGATGCCGTCCAGTTGCTCCAGTTGTCTTTGATATTGCTTGAGTTTTTCCTCAAGCTTTTGCTCTACCTGGTGAAGATGCTCGTAGTGCTGATCCAGCCACCCTAGCAAAAGCTTGAGGAACTCCCTTTGGTGAACATCCATTTTACCATTGACAGCCTGTTTGATCTCATGGAGCTTGCTCTTAGCGCGCCCCTTTACAAATGTTTCTACTTCGCGGGCAGATATCTTCCCGTAGCAGCAAAGGTGATCTATAATTGCTCGGCCTGATACGCCGAATATATCGGTGAGAAATGTTGACAGCTTAAAGCCGCAGCTTTGTAAGTGCTTTTCAATCCGATTTTTCTGGGAAGTAATTTCCTCGACGATGCTTTTACGGTACCGGGTCAGATTACGGAGTTCCCGGATAGGTTTCGAGGGGATAAAACTTCCTTCTAACAATCCGGCACGCAAGAGAGTGGCTATCCATTCAGCGTCCTTCATGTCGGTCTTTTTGCCAGGAACATTCTTCATGTGCCGGGCGTTGGTAACAATCAAAACCATACTGCCGTCAAAGGCTTCTTCCAGTACGTTATATACAGGCTGCCAATAAACACCAGTACTTTCCATAGCCACATTCCGGCAGTTTTCCTCTTCCAGCCAGGCTTTTAGTTCATCAAGTCCAGCAAGAAGGGTGGAAAAAGTGCGGATGGTTTTAACTGGTTCCCCGTCAACATTGCCTTTTAATAAGCAGGCGACAACAGTTTCCTTGTGGACATCAAGACCACAACAAATTTCCAGAATGTCTTGCATACGACTCACTCCTGCTCCAATGGATTTCAGGGATGATTGCCCGAGAAAATATGGAGTTTAGTACCCGTGCTGTTCCCAAGTCCTTAAAAACAAGGGGCGACAATTGGCCGTGCTCAAAGGCAATCAGGTTAGGTTTTTAGTCGAGGTTATACCATCAAAATACAATCAACCTTTGTCCCTGATAATTCCAATGTAGCAGAAAATTAGACCATTGTAATCACTTCTACATATTTTCATAATTGGTTGTGCCTTCTAGGCATGGGTGGTTTTTAGGAAATCTGATTGACAATGCTTTTGAAGCTGCAGAACCCCTTCCCGTTACTCATAGGCTGGTAGAGTTGCAAATTGACTCTAATGGGCAGGAATATATCTTTAATATAAGTATGATGATACCGGCCCCCAGTATAAGAAAGATATTTTTTAGGGTGCATCTACTCACCTTCCAGACCCATGTTTAAAGAATAATATACCCTCTATGAAGAAAAATACCCATGATGCGCATGTTTCGGGACCAACGGGGCCTTTTTATTTTTGCTATTAATGAGAACGTCTTATAAATAATTTTCATTTCTTACAGGGTTTTGGCCAAAAACATACGGTTAGTGGATAAAGGAAAGATAGTTGAATTAACAAACAATAATTTTGTAGCGAAAATGGATGATATTTACAATAAACCTCAGGAGATGATTGGCACGAATATTAAGCTTAGGGATTTGTTTTTAAGCCTGACGGCGCAAAAGATAAGGAATTCGCGATCGTACGCTACGTAATTTCCTGTTGTGCAGCCGATGTTCTTCCTATGGGTATATTATGTCTTAATCACGAAGGCAAGGAGTTTAAAACAAACGACTGGTATGAAATGACCGGTGAAATAGTGAATGGTCGATATAATTATGATATAATAACGATATAAAAACTACTGAAGGTGATGTAAAATGTATAAAATCATTCCAAGTGCAGACTTAAGAAATAAATACTCCCAAATTGCAGAGTTTGCTAAACAAAATCATGAGCCTGTTATTTTAACTAAAAACGGAGAAGGGGACTTAATTGTTATGAGTATTGAGTTATTCGAAGAAAAAGAAACTGAATTACAGCTATATAAAAGACTTGCGGAAAACAAAATGGATATTGCAAAAGGTCATTACCAATCTGGATCAGAGTTTTCAAAACAGTTAAGTAAATATATTAAAAATGATAATACCAACTTAATAAATGAGCTTAAAGAGACTTATTTAAAAAAAGAAGAGCCGAACCATGTATAATGTTATTGTTCCCTCAAAAGTAAGCCTTGAAATTATCACAGAACTTGATTTTTGGTCACAAAAGAACGAATCTTTTACTGAAAAAGTTGCAGTAGAAATCGATTTTCATTTAACTCAAACTTTAAAATATAACCCCGGCTTTGGTGCAATGAAAGCCAAGACAGCTAACCTTTATTACTACTTAATACAAAAGCGGTTTAAACTGGTTTTTGAAGTTGATGAGCTTAACAAACAAGTAATCGTCCATTACTTCTTCAACACTAGAAAAGCCATATCTGAATATATTTAACTCGCAGTGCTGTCTTACAGCACTTTTTTGCTTTCATATAGAACACATAACCTTATCTTTGCTACACTTATTGACAGGTCCATCGGCTAAGATAAGGTACTTTATTCAACTGGCAAGCCTAACCATTTTTCTTTTTATTTCCTTTCTCTTGAGCAGCTCAGCCTAATCGGTTTATAATAAAGTATTAAGAAACTTCTAGGAGGGGAATGGAGATGACCCTTTCAGAGATAAGAAGATTATTGAAAGCGAATCCTCTCACTGATCATAACTTAGACGAAAGGAATGCGGAAACGGCCTGTGGTGCCGACCTTTTAAGCGATGTTCTGGTTTTTACTAAAGAGAAAACTGTCCTCTTAACTGGACTTATTCATCCCCAGGTCATCAGGACCGCGGAAATGCTGGACCTGGTGGGAGTTGTTTTTGTAAGAGGGAAGGAGCCCTCCCGGGAGATCATAGATTTGGCCCAGGCTAAGGACATTCCTGTACTGTGTACCGCGTATCCTATGTATGAGTCCTGCGGCATCCTCTACAAAGCCGGTTTAGGAGGAGCACCCCTTGACTGAAAAACATCACTTGCCTAAAGTTGCCGATGTCATGACCAGGGAAGTTATCAGTGTTCCAAAGTACGCTACTGTGCGCCAGGCCAAGGAGATCATGCGCATTAAGAGTATCTCCGGGATGCCTGTGGTAGACAGGGATAATACCATGATAGGAATCATCAGTATAGCCGATATCATCAAAGCCATGGAGGAAGGCAATTTAGATGCCCCTGTGGACAAGGTCATGACGAGACAGGTTGTTTCCCTCTGTGAACATGATACCGTAGGACAGGCTTTGAAAGTTTTCCGCCAGTACGGGTACGGGAGACTTCCCGTCATAGACGACCGGCGGCATGTGTTGGGAGTCCTCACCCAAAGTGATATTGTGTCCCGCCTGGTACAAATACTGGAAATTGATAAGGTGGATGAGAGTAAGGAAACCCATTTGTCAGAGGACTTTGAATCGTACATCTTCGAGTATCATATTCAGGGTATGGATTTTGACCGGGCAGGGGAGGGGGCCAGCACCTTAAAGAAAATCCTTAACGATTTGGGAATCAAGGGGTCTGTAGTGAGACGCTGTGCTATTGTCGCTTATGAAGCGGAGATGAATGTGGTCATTCATGCTTACGAGGGTAAGATGACCGCACGGGTGACACCCAAGGAAATAACGATTACGGTAGATGACACGGGACCTGGGATTAAAGATATCTCTCTGGCTTTGAAACCCGGATATTCCACGGCCCCGGACAGGGTAAGAAAGATGGGCTTTGGGGCAGGCATGGGTCTTCCCAATATCAAAAAATCGGCTGATGAATTTTTTATTGAATCATCTCCCCAAGGTACCCACCTGCACATCAAAATATACATTGAATGAGGGATAAAGATGAAACTGGGGGAAATTATTGAGAAGTTGAAGCTTGAGCGCCTTACTTCCGGAGAAGGCAATCTTGCCGCGGAGGTAAGGGGCTGCTATATAGGTGATTTGTTGAGCAATGTCATGGCCCATGCCCAGGCGGGCAATGTATGGCTTACGGTGCAAATACATCCTAATATTGTGGCCGTGGCTTCCCTCTTAAATCTTCCGGCCATTATCCTGGTGGAGGGTCACCAGCCCCAACCTGAGACCCTGGCCAAAGCAAAAGAGGAAGGGATAGTCCTTTTGAGCTCTGAACATACCTCCTATCATTTGGCCGGTCAAATGTACATGCTTGGTTTGGGCAGGTGATAGTCGTGAGGGAATGGACCATGGACCTTCATCTCCATACCTGTCTTTCCCCCTGTGGTGATGAAGAAATGACCCCTCCCAGGGTGTTGCAAAGGGTACGGAACTTGGGGATCGAGGTTATTGCCGTGACTGACCATAATTCTGCTGAAAATGTTCCGGCCTTTGTGAAAAAGGGGCAGGAATTGGGGATAAAAGTGATTCCCGGTATGGAAGTGCAGACCAGTGAGGATATTCATCTGCTATGTTTTTTTGATACAGTAGAGCGGGTTTTCGCCTGGCAAAGGGTTGTCTATGACCACCTGCCCCCCCTTGAAAATAAAAAGAAAAGCTTAGGCGAACAGTGGGTTGTGGACGCTGAGGGCAACAAGTTATATGAGGTGGAAAAACTGCTCCTGGTGGGGACATACCTTTCCGTGGACGAGGTGGTAAAAAAGGTGCAGGAAATGGGCGGCCTCTGCCTGGCTGCCCATATTGACCGCCAGGCTTTCAGCCTTTGGGGACACCTGGGATTCATACCCGGGGATTTGCTCTTACATGGTGTGGAGTTAACGCCCCATTTGCCCCGGTGTACGGAACAGCTCTCTTCTTTGGAAAGGGAAGGGATTAGCTATGTGGTATCCTCTGATGCCCACCGGCTGGAAGCTATTCAGCCTCCCCAGTGTTTCGCCTATTTAGAGGAATGTACTGTAACCGAGTTGAAAAGGGCCTTAGCCAGGCAGGAAGGCCGCTATGTCCGCACTTTGCGTTAGGAGGACTTATGCGTGAATTAAGTTTACACATCCTGGATATTGTCCAGAACTCTCTGGCGGCCCAGGCGGGCACCATTAAGATCCTGGTAAAGGAAGAGCGAGAAAAAGACCTGCTCTTCATCGAAATAGCCGATGACGGATGCGGTATGTCTGAGGACCAGGTAAAAAAGGCGCTGGATCCTTTTTATACTACACGAACAACCCGCAAGGTGGGTTTAGGATTGTCCCTGTTACAGGCCAATTGCCAGGCCTGCGGGGGAGATGTAGAAATCGTGTCCTCCCCCGGCCAGGGTACGGTGGTGAAGGCGTTATTTAAACACAGTCATATTGACAGGCCTCCCCTGGGTGATATGGTTTCTACCCTTGTGGCCCTGATCACAGGCGCTCCCCAGGTACGTTTTGTCTATTGCCACAGTGTAGACGGCAAGGAATACTGTTTTGATACTGCCCAGGTGAAAGAGATACTGGAGGATGTGCCTATCAACAGTCCCGAGGTCATAACCTGGCTAAAAGATTACCTCCGGGAAAAAGAGAGAGTGCTGGCCAGTCAATAAATACCAGTATTTTTTACACCCATCTTGCTTGTTTTCCAGGTATGGCGGGTGATAAACTGAGATAAGACAAAGTGGAGGAGGTTTTATTATTGAAAGGATATAGTGGGGGAAAAAGTCCCTGGCTCCTCTTAATT
This window harbors:
- a CDS encoding bifunctional folylpolyglutamate synthase/dihydrofolate synthase, whose product is MEYARALETIANLTKFGINLGLSRITKLLALLGNPHEAVPVVHIGGTNGKGSTTAILAAVLKEAGYKVGAYTSPHLISYTERYMINGNPIAEEEFARLVSEVVPLSEQVYTSTGEYPTEFEVLTALAFLYFYREKVDILLLEVGMGGDIDSTNVVSSPLLSIITNVTLDHQDYLGPTPREIAIRKGGIIKKNRPVITAAQDEEVLNVLRSIAQEKRAPLWEVFKEVQWEKISEDEIGQTFRAQTKEQDYGELYLSLQGDHQLVNGATALLVLEVLQAQGWNITREKIKKGFAAAAWPGRLEIMGHDPLVVIDGAHNAAGMEALSRWLRNKRPHHPKIILVIGMLADKDRLGAANFLASLVDKVVITKPLSPRAGNWQELASYFGKEPGDVYIIENLNRAINQGLEEARESDLVLITGSLYLIGEARKILLNS
- a CDS encoding SPOR domain-containing protein, which codes for MQRQPHLNRLLSIFLVVSAVVAASLVLGQVVGGFYLVNLAKDEIATVNPTKSAEQDSSGKKKVLRLKQFNYYTVQIAAFSQQEEALALGRKLAEKSLPVVITGEPPYKVCLGFVNNQEKLLTLANSIQVNGQKSIVVKGEVNSIAFKFAAEDTFAEKEIAPFLGRVSICLEKGLLLYGSTDIKDYPESDFKGKFSLLVGELYEVSTMGLNIARQEKARETTKGILILTERCRDWAKSLEVLNGQWQEKNLILSQQQALALVEDYYRFLGNSN
- a CDS encoding redox-sensing transcriptional repressor Rex, coding for MKTLKIPEATIIRLSVYSRYLTQLDKNGITTISSGEIADGVGGTPAQVRKDLAYFGEFGTRGVGYNVRDLNEQIIKILGLSNKWNVVIVGAGNLGSALTQYKGFLERGFNVVAVFDNDINKVGLRLSGIPIYPIARAEEIVKQERVQIGIIAVPAPYAQEVADTLVQAGVKAILNFAPRVISVPDDIELRNVDLAVNLEILTFNLGMNKK
- a CDS encoding type II toxin-antitoxin system Phd/YefM family antitoxin, translating into MYKIIPSADLRNKYSQIAEFAKQNHEPVILTKNGEGDLIVMSIELFEEKETELQLYKRLAENKMDIAKGHYQSGSEFSKQLSKYIKNDNTNLINELKETYLKKEEPNHV
- a CDS encoding DRTGG domain-containing protein; translated protein: MTLSEIRRLLKANPLTDHNLDERNAETACGADLLSDVLVFTKEKTVLLTGLIHPQVIRTAEMLDLVGVVFVRGKEPSREIIDLAQAKDIPVLCTAYPMYESCGILYKAGLGGAPLD
- a CDS encoding CBS domain-containing protein, which encodes MTEKHHLPKVADVMTREVISVPKYATVRQAKEIMRIKSISGMPVVDRDNTMIGIISIADIIKAMEEGNLDAPVDKVMTRQVVSLCEHDTVGQALKVFRQYGYGRLPVIDDRRHVLGVLTQSDIVSRLVQILEIDKVDESKETHLSEDFESYIFEYHIQGMDFDRAGEGASTLKKILNDLGIKGSVVRRCAIVAYEAEMNVVIHAYEGKMTARVTPKEITITVDDTGPGIKDISLALKPGYSTAPDRVRKMGFGAGMGLPNIKKSADEFFIESSPQGTHLHIKIYIE
- a CDS encoding PHP domain-containing protein; this translates as MREWTMDLHLHTCLSPCGDEEMTPPRVLQRVRNLGIEVIAVTDHNSAENVPAFVKKGQELGIKVIPGMEVQTSEDIHLLCFFDTVERVFAWQRVVYDHLPPLENKKKSLGEQWVVDAEGNKLYEVEKLLLVGTYLSVDEVVKKVQEMGGLCLAAHIDRQAFSLWGHLGFIPGDLLLHGVELTPHLPRCTEQLSSLEREGISYVVSSDAHRLEAIQPPQCFAYLEECTVTELKRALARQEGRYVRTLR
- a CDS encoding ATP-binding protein codes for the protein MRELSLHILDIVQNSLAAQAGTIKILVKEEREKDLLFIEIADDGCGMSEDQVKKALDPFYTTRTTRKVGLGLSLLQANCQACGGDVEIVSSPGQGTVVKALFKHSHIDRPPLGDMVSTLVALITGAPQVRFVYCHSVDGKEYCFDTAQVKEILEDVPINSPEVITWLKDYLREKERVLASQ